agtgacctttgaccttaaaTAAGAGTCACATTAGCCATAGGTGCTCGTTAGGTAACTATCTAGATGTATTGCACTGCTCATCGCCGAAACCGCCTACAAGAAGACCTGAATATCAAACCCTTTTCTTAGTTAAAACTCTGGGAAATCTTCGATTATCACAGTATccacagctgtttttttgtaGCCTATTGTAGATAGTGGGATATCCAGTctttacaattttacatttagaaaaattTTCTGAGATTGTTTCAGTTTTTAGACATTACACAGAGTattgaacctctgcccatcttcacTTCCAAGACCCTGCCCCTCAgttcttttatacccagtcatgttactgacctgttaccAATTtaatagttgcaaaatgctcctccagctgtttttcattagtaccatttacttttccagccttttgttgtcctgtccctacttttttgagatgttttggtgccatcaaattcaaaataagccaatagttttcatgaaatggagAAATTGTctcatttcaacatctgatgttatgttccactgtgaataaaatatacaGAGCATCTACATAAATCCTGGCATTAATTCAGTACTTGACCTTTCTAAAACTCTCTTAATGTGTTTCAGAATCTCATTGCATTTTCAGTTTCTACCCACTTATATTGATGACAGTTATGTGcatgttttgaaaataaaatgatgttaTAGACAAGAAAATGCGGATATTTGTTACTGTAGTACgcaaataaagctttctttgaGAAGCTAACAGTGCTAACGTTAACAGACTGTACTAGTATCACACTTGGTAAAAGCTTCATGACAaagctgcattttattttcaacatcctgtaaaatgtttaaaagtatCAGCCCCAGCCTCAACTCCCACACCTTCTCCTCTAACCACTTCTCCAAAAACTgtcatttacatgcacacatcacTGTATCAAAAAGGTGACTTGCTAGCTAGGGACACAGTGGAGCTTTAAGGGGCTCACTCTCTGATAcgggtttataagatttgcaaatcattgcattttatttttattttttttacatcttacATGGTACTCCAGCATTTTTAGAATTGTGGTTGTATAAAGTAGACTAAAACAGCATCAGAAGGTGACTGCATGATCTAAATATTCTAAATGTCATTCAAAAGTAAGGCACTATTTAATCTACAGTAGAACCTGACACAAATgaagactttcttttttaattttactgcaCTTCTAAAGAAATCTATCTTTTCATGTTCATGATCTGTAGATGTCTGTTAGTTATAACAATTACAtataaattaagaaaataaacacttaatagcacaacaaaaactgtgaatcatttattcattcatttcatacaaaacagttccattttaacatctttgaaaatgatgtaCAGTATCTAAATAGTATGGAGCAATGTTTCACATATGGAGCATGATTATTTGTCATGACTGACTAGAACAAGACTACTGTTTATAGGTGCAGCTGCTTTTCCCTTTAAAAGTACTCTATAGGATCATCATGGCTCTTGGATTGCTGAATACTGTGCAGTGAAGTTTCTTCTTCACAATGTGGAAGTGGTTTATGAGCACGAAGATGAATATGATCCTCTCCTCCCACGTGGACCTGGAATGAAACAAAAAGGGAATTCTTAAAGATCTTCAAACccaatttacatttttaggccACTTGAAGGGAGCAGAAACAAACCGATCCTCTATGTAGGTGTGGGAAAACACCTATACACCAGTATAACTCAAACAATATCGATACCTGTTTAAGAACCATGGGAGCAAAACAGAAACCCTTGGCACCCAGTGTTGGTActttcttgttttgataaacAGTAATTGCACACCAACTTCTGCACACTGTTTAACTGAGCAAATACACTGCAAATGTGCCTGAATGTTGATAGTATATTTATGCaatatattaatcatttaaGTTAAATCTATTGTTTTAGACAAAAGGTATCAAAGGTGTCATAGATACATAAACAACCAGAACTTAAGGtaaatttttaaatgtgtcaatAAATCAACCTCAATCTAGGGAGCTGAGCTTCTTAGAGTAAGTGACAGAGCCGGTAAACAAGTGGACTTGGACTAGACAGAAACACACCTACAAGGAAAAGTATTTGGATGAGATGATACACCTGTTCCACGATTCCTGATCAGAGTAAGCTCTCTGTAAAACACTTCCCCACGCTCATATTAAACCAGATAATACAGGCGCAAGTTGCAGTTACAATGATACACTGAGAAATCACGGGTTAACTGCTGTTCAATCAGATGTAATCACTGGTAGGTCtaaacaatttgcaaaaataatcgaaTTGCGATTTTTCCCTCTCCAATATTGCAATTACAATTTAACATGCCATTATTTTTGGGTTATTCATCTTACATATTTTTCAGTACAGATaagaaaatctttaaataagaaatgattattttggctcatattgcaaatttgatatcaattgctaaATTGACGAGGATGAAAATTTTTGTGTCAatcttgttttaaagaaaaacatatttaatagtaaaacagggatttttttatttaaaaaaaggaatgcaTAGCCTTCATTACACAGCAGGCGGGccgtgtgatgctttgttaaagcttgAAAAACTGAGTGCACTAAAACTCTGTACATAAGTCAAAAGGAACAGCTTTAACGCTCTCCTTCATAGTGTTGTTGGCCTATCACTGCACGTACCCACTGTTGtgcagagacactgagccattatgcagttatttggtaATCTCTTCTTTTGATTACCAAAAATTGCAGAGAAATCCTAAAAACACTACCTAAATTATACAAAAACAATGCTGATGTATGTCGTCTACCTGAGCAGTGCCAAAACAATTGTGTGGTTTTGACAGGATGTTACATACAATTTTTCATAAATTCATCCCTCTCCCTTGCAACTGCCGTTATCATTTCGGTACTTTAAAATACAATGACCATTACAACAACAAAGACTATATCCATTTAAAACATGTGGTATCGAGAAAGAATTACACAATcaacatttgtacattttgattttgttttattaaagtttCCTTAGCCttctcactttttaaaaacacagtattCTATTCTAGTATTAGTAGTCTAGATTAAGATGTTTATTATgtacatgattaaaaaaaacatcttagtcTGTTCCTTTTGCAGTCAAACAACTGCCCTGCCTTTATTCTTTGCACTGGAAAATAtcaaaaactcctcacaggagcttaaaCTAGCCAACCAGATATGATGTTTGGCACTGAGGGTACACAGTATTTTTTCTTGCTGTTGAGTAGTagggtaaaaaacaaacaaacagggaCTTTTTAAACCCCCAAGTATACATGTCAGCCCTTACTATTGTTGGTGTAAATAATAATTACCTTGATGAAGTAGTTGGTCCCAGCCACGATCTGTGTCGTGTAGGTCTTCGCTACGAAAACAACAAATGTCTTCCCAGCTTTTTCCTCCGCAGCTCCCTTTAGCTAAGAAATAGaggtaaaagaaaacaaaacatgagcGGCCCCGCTCACAGTGAATGGAGAGTTTCGAAGTCGTATTGTCATAAACATGGTAGATTTATTCTTACGCTCTCAACAAGCTTCTGGATCTCTTGATCGGCTGGCTGTGGCTTTCCTAGCCCTCCACACATCATCGgcattttgaagtttttctgTGGAGTCAATTTCACGAAAAACAGACGAGACCGATGTGAGTTTGcctctgtcagatgtttaagTTGAATCAGGAAATCATATGACTCAGGAGTTTGCAGCGTCAGTGGGCTGTACCATCAGTGCGCAGTCAAAGGGGTGGTCTGTTTTGATTGAATccattactttgtcacagccCGACTAAAACATACAGTCTACAAGACCTTT
Above is a genomic segment from Cheilinus undulatus linkage group 19, ASM1832078v1, whole genome shotgun sequence containing:
- the LOC121527317 gene encoding cystatin-B-like, with protein sequence MPMMCGGLGKPQPADQEIQKLVESLKGAAEEKAGKTFVVFVAKTYTTQIVAGTNYFIKVHVGGEDHIHLRAHKPLPHCEEETSLHSIQQSKSHDDPIEYF